From the genome of Lotus japonicus ecotype B-129 chromosome 6, LjGifu_v1.2, one region includes:
- the LOC130723482 gene encoding ranBP2-type zinc finger protein At1g67325: protein MSQVDHRNSSASKRARTDGSRREDDWTCPSCGNVNFSFRTTCNMRNCTQPRPADHNSKSAAKLLQAPQGYSSAAPYLGSNTPSSIYLGVPPYGSSLFNGSSIPPYDVPFSGGSAYPYNYGSRLSGGGPYRPLHISGPTPYPSGSMVGNGGIYGMPQLLDRYGLGVPIGPGTMGIRPGFFHDDKAQKKGADATRDNDWTCPKCGNVNFSFRTVCNMRKCNTPKPGSQASKSDKNSKQKMPEGSWKCEKCNNINYPFRTKCNRQNCGADKPAESEKSSSPSPDQNDQ, encoded by the exons ATGTCTCAG GTTGATCACAGAAATTCTTCTGCTTCCAAGCGCGCTAGGACCGATG GGAGTCGTAGGGAAGATGATTGGACATGTCCTAGCTGTGGCAACGTCAATTTCTCGTTTAGGACAACCTGCAATATGCGTAATTGCACCCAACCAAGGCCGGCTGATCATAATTCG AAATCTGCTGCCAAGCTGCTACAAGCTCCTCAGGGTTACTCATCCGCAGCTCCTTATTTAGGTTCTAATACTCCATCGTCAATATATCTTGGTGTCCCACCATACGGGTCTTCTCTATTCAATGGATCATCCATTCCTCCCTATGATGTTCCATTTTCTGGGGGATCAGCATATCCATACAATTATGGAAGTCGTCTTTCTGGTGGCGGTCCTTATAGACCATTGCATATATCTGGACCAACACCCTACCCTAGTGGATCCATGGTGGGAAATG GTGGCATCTATGGCATGCCGCAACTATTGGATCGCTATGGCCTTGGTGTCCCTATTGGACCTGGAACAATG GGTATCAGGCCAGGATTTTTTCATGATGACAAGGCACAGAAAAAGGGCGCAG ATGCAACTCGTGACAATGACTGGACATGTCCAAAATGTGGTAACGTCAATTTCTCATTCAGAACTGTCTGCAACATGAGAAAGTGCAACACACCAAAGCCTGGATCCCAG GCCTCAAAGTCTGACAAAAACTCTA AGCAAAAGATGCCTGAGGGAAGCTGGAAGTGCGAAAAATGTAATAACATTAATTATCCCTTTAGAACCAAATGCAACAGACAGAACTGTGGTGCTGACAAACCAGCTGAGTCAGAAAAATCTTCTTCACCATCTCCAGATCAAAATGATCAG TGA